One Methylophaga marina DNA window includes the following coding sequences:
- a CDS encoding cation transporter: protein MTEYSYVSEYKVPKMDCPSEEGMIRMALDGIEPGVILEFDTPNRKVRIFHGDNATTIESRMQSLDLGATLEKTEPVLDEELTNVLDAEETSSQQEAGILKWLLAINAILFVTELFVGWWAESTGLIADSLDMFADAAVYGVSSMPLGIALIRNCVLRTFPVGCS from the coding sequence ATGTCAGTGAATACAAAGTTCCAAAAATGGACTGCCCTTCTGAAGAAGGTATGATCCGCATGGCATTGGATGGGATTGAACCCGGCGTCATACTTGAATTTGACACACCTAATCGTAAAGTCCGCATCTTCCACGGAGACAATGCAACAACGATTGAGTCGCGGATGCAATCATTGGATCTAGGTGCAACGCTTGAAAAAACTGAGCCCGTACTAGATGAAGAACTTACCAACGTACTGGATGCAGAAGAAACAAGCTCACAGCAAGAAGCGGGCATTCTAAAATGGTTACTGGCCATCAATGCCATCTTATTCGTGACTGAATTATTTGTAGGATGGTGGGCAGAATCAACCGGGTTGATTGCGGATTCTCTTGATATGTTTGCAGACGCCGCAGTTTATGGCGTCTCCTCTATGCCGTTGGGTATAGCGCTAATAAGAAACTGCGTGCTGCGCACTTTTCCGGTTGGTTGCAGTTGA
- a CDS encoding cation transporter, which translates to MQLILAVGVLAEVLRRFLYGSEPLSSIMIMMGLIALAANVTCLLLIAKKRHAGAHMKASWIFSANDVIANSGVILAGLLVSWTGSHYPDLIIGLVIGLIVMNGARRILQLRH; encoded by the coding sequence TTGCAGTTGATACTTGCCGTTGGTGTCCTAGCTGAAGTCCTGCGAAGATTCCTCTATGGCAGTGAACCATTATCCAGCATTATGATCATGATGGGACTAATCGCTCTCGCTGCTAATGTGACCTGCTTACTTCTTATTGCAAAAAAACGCCATGCCGGCGCTCATATGAAAGCCAGCTGGATTTTCTCCGCCAATGATGTCATAGCCAATTCTGGCGTTATCTTGGCAGGTTTGTTGGTTTCATGGACAGGTTCACACTACCCCGACTTAATCATCGGTTTGGTGATAGGACTTATTGTGATGAATGGGGCCCGACGCATATTACAACTGCGTCACTAG